From Streptomyces sp. NBC_01754, a single genomic window includes:
- the argS gene encoding arginine--tRNA ligase, with the protein MASVPSLASTLQQLLADALTAALPEAGPADPLLRRSDRADFQANGILALAKKLKGNPRELAAKVTDALPAGELVKGVEVSGPGFLNITLTDRAITETLAARAADGERLGVPANADAGTTVIDYAQPNVAKEMHVGHLRSAVIGDAMVQILEFTGETVVRRHHIGDWGTQFGMLIQYLFEHPGELRREGDEAADGEAAMSSLNRVYKASRALFDSDEEFKARSRDRVVALQAGDPETLALWQGFVDESKIYFYSVFDKLDMEIHDPDIVGESGYNDMLEETCRILEETGVAVRSEGALCVFFDDVKGPDGNPVPLIVKKTNGGYGYAATDLSAIRDRVRNLKADTLLYVVDARQSLHFKMVFETARRAGWLNEDVTAHQLAFGTVLGKDGKPFKTREGTTVRLEDLLDEAVERATAVVREKAGKVGLSEDEIVENGRYVGVGAVKYADLSTSAVRDYKFDLDQMVSLNGDTSVYLQYAYARIRSILRKAGDAKPVAHPELELAPAERALGLHLDQFGAVLSEVAEGYEPHKLAAYLYQLASHLTTFYDQCQVLSEDNPAEVVENRLFLVELTARTLHQGMRLLGIRTPERL; encoded by the coding sequence ATGGCCTCGGTCCCTTCCCTCGCTTCGACGCTCCAGCAGCTGCTGGCGGACGCCCTGACGGCAGCACTGCCCGAGGCCGGCCCCGCGGACCCGCTGCTGCGCCGAAGCGACCGGGCCGATTTCCAGGCCAACGGCATCCTCGCGCTCGCCAAGAAGCTCAAGGGCAACCCGCGTGAGCTGGCGGCGAAGGTCACGGACGCGCTTCCGGCGGGCGAGCTGGTCAAGGGCGTCGAGGTCTCCGGCCCCGGCTTCCTGAACATCACGCTCACCGACCGGGCGATCACCGAGACGCTCGCCGCCCGCGCCGCCGACGGCGAACGGCTCGGTGTCCCGGCGAACGCCGACGCGGGCACCACCGTCATCGACTACGCCCAGCCGAACGTGGCCAAGGAGATGCACGTCGGCCACCTGCGGTCGGCGGTCATCGGCGACGCGATGGTCCAGATCCTGGAGTTCACCGGCGAGACCGTGGTCCGGCGCCACCACATCGGCGACTGGGGCACCCAGTTCGGCATGCTCATCCAGTACCTGTTCGAGCACCCGGGCGAGCTGAGGCGCGAGGGCGACGAGGCGGCGGACGGCGAGGCGGCGATGTCCTCGCTGAACCGCGTCTACAAGGCCTCCCGGGCGCTCTTCGACTCCGACGAGGAGTTCAAGGCGCGCTCCCGCGACCGGGTGGTCGCCCTCCAGGCCGGAGACCCGGAGACCCTGGCACTCTGGCAGGGCTTCGTCGACGAGTCGAAGATCTACTTCTACTCGGTCTTCGACAAGCTCGACATGGAGATCCACGACCCCGACATCGTCGGCGAGTCCGGATACAACGACATGCTGGAGGAGACCTGCCGGATCCTTGAGGAGACGGGCGTCGCCGTCCGCTCCGAGGGTGCCCTGTGCGTGTTCTTCGACGACGTGAAGGGCCCGGACGGCAACCCGGTCCCGCTGATCGTCAAGAAGACGAACGGCGGCTACGGCTACGCGGCGACCGACCTCTCCGCGATCCGTGACCGGGTCCGGAACCTCAAGGCCGACACCCTGCTGTACGTGGTGGACGCCCGGCAGTCCCTGCACTTCAAGATGGTCTTCGAGACCGCCCGCCGGGCCGGCTGGCTGAACGAGGACGTCACCGCGCACCAGCTGGCGTTCGGCACGGTCCTGGGCAAGGACGGCAAGCCGTTCAAGACCCGTGAGGGCACCACGGTCCGGCTGGAGGACCTGCTGGACGAGGCCGTCGAGCGGGCCACCGCGGTGGTCCGGGAGAAGGCCGGGAAGGTGGGCCTGTCCGAGGACGAGATCGTCGAGAACGGCCGGTACGTCGGAGTCGGCGCCGTGAAGTACGCCGACCTGTCGACCTCGGCGGTCCGGGACTACAAGTTCGACCTGGACCAGATGGTCTCGCTGAACGGCGACACCTCGGTGTACCTCCAGTACGCCTACGCCCGGATCCGGTCCATCCTGCGCAAGGCGGGCGACGCGAAGCCCGTCGCGCACCCGGAGCTGGAGCTGGCCCCGGCCGAGCGGGCGCTCGGCCTGCACCTGGACCAGTTCGGCGCGGTCCTGTCCGAGGTGGCCGAGGGGTACGAGCCGCACAAGCTGGCCGCGTACCTCTACCAGCTCGCCTCACACCTGACCACGTTCTACGACCAGTGCCAGGTGCTGAGCGAGGACAACCCCGCGGAGGTCGTCGAGAACCGGCTGTTCCTGGTCGAACTCACCGCCCGCACCCTGCACCAGGGCATGCGGCTGCTCGGCATCCGAACGCCCGAGCGCCTCTGA
- a CDS encoding DinB family protein — MPTLPDGRTVPPPHAGERAMLESWLDFHRETLEVKCRGLDDRQLRTASAEPSRMTLLGLVQHAAEVERNWFQRVFAGLDVKPVYPGNTDGFTLSPRRGLDEATAVWRREIARGREVIAQASLDDAGKLSDAEAALVGGGPGLSLRWILVHMIEEYARHNGHADLLRERIDGVTGP; from the coding sequence TTGCCCACACTGCCCGACGGCCGTACCGTCCCGCCCCCGCACGCCGGTGAGCGCGCCATGCTGGAGTCCTGGCTGGACTTCCACCGGGAGACCCTTGAGGTGAAGTGCCGGGGCCTGGACGACCGCCAGTTGAGGACGGCGTCCGCCGAGCCGTCCCGGATGACCTTGCTCGGGCTCGTGCAACACGCGGCCGAGGTGGAACGCAACTGGTTCCAGCGGGTGTTCGCGGGCCTGGACGTCAAGCCGGTGTACCCGGGCAACACGGACGGCTTCACTCTGTCGCCCCGACGCGGGCTCGACGAGGCGACGGCCGTCTGGCGTCGGGAGATCGCACGCGGTCGCGAGGTGATCGCGCAGGCCTCGCTCGACGACGCGGGAAAGCTGTCCGACGCAGAGGCGGCGCTGGTCGGCGGCGGACCCGGCCTGTCCCTGCGCTGGATCCTGGTGCACATGATCGAGGAGTACGCCCGGCACAACGGCCACGCCGACCTGCTGCGCGAGCGCATCGACGGAGTGACCGGGCCGTGA
- a CDS encoding polyprenyl synthetase family protein, with protein sequence MTAASASVGSTHATVSPPPVLARCRALVRPALADAVGRLHPWPGEMAAHALGWRDTAGTPDPTASEGKGVRQALAVLGAEACGAPGESAVPGAVAVELVHVFSLVHDDIMDGDAMRRQRQAVWKTYGTGPAVLAGDALLAAAVQNLAETSGAHGAAAVLRLSRALTYLVRGQADDLLFADRPWTGPEAVSPDAYRSMAEHKTGALLGCAAALGALLGGAPDAAVTALEKAGRHLGVAFQAVDDLLGIWGDPARTGKPVHGDLRQRKKTYPVLAALASHGPTTRELAALLGSPYPPDDSAAARAADLVEAAGGRTATLAEAHRHLAAARACLRGAPRAVREIEELLGYLACRTV encoded by the coding sequence ATGACCGCCGCCTCCGCCTCCGTCGGCTCCACCCACGCCACCGTCTCGCCGCCCCCGGTCCTGGCCCGCTGCCGTGCCCTGGTGCGGCCCGCGCTCGCCGACGCGGTCGGCCGACTCCACCCGTGGCCCGGCGAGATGGCCGCCCACGCGCTCGGCTGGCGCGACACGGCCGGGACACCCGATCCGACCGCCTCCGAGGGCAAGGGCGTACGCCAGGCCCTCGCCGTGCTGGGGGCGGAGGCGTGCGGAGCCCCCGGGGAGAGCGCCGTCCCCGGCGCGGTCGCCGTCGAACTCGTCCACGTCTTCTCGCTGGTGCACGACGACATCATGGACGGCGACGCGATGCGCCGGCAGCGCCAGGCGGTCTGGAAGACGTACGGCACCGGGCCCGCCGTGCTCGCCGGGGACGCGCTGTTGGCAGCGGCCGTGCAGAATCTCGCCGAGACATCCGGCGCGCACGGCGCCGCCGCCGTGCTGCGGCTGTCCAGGGCACTGACGTACCTGGTCCGGGGCCAGGCCGACGACCTGCTCTTCGCGGACCGCCCCTGGACGGGCCCCGAGGCCGTGAGCCCCGACGCCTACCGCTCCATGGCCGAGCACAAGACCGGGGCGCTCCTCGGCTGCGCCGCCGCGCTCGGCGCCCTGCTCGGCGGGGCGCCCGACGCGGCGGTCACGGCGCTGGAGAAGGCGGGACGCCACCTCGGTGTCGCCTTCCAGGCCGTCGACGACCTGCTGGGCATCTGGGGCGACCCCGCCCGGACGGGAAAGCCGGTCCACGGGGACCTGCGGCAGCGGAAGAAGACGTACCCCGTCCTCGCCGCCCTGGCCTCCCACGGGCCCACGACACGCGAACTCGCCGCCCTGCTCGGCTCCCCGTACCCGCCCGACGACAGCGCCGCCGCCCGTGCGGCCGACCTCGTCGAGGCGGCCGGCGGCCGTACCGCCACCCTGGCCGAGGCCCACCGCCACCTCGCCGCCGCCCGCGCCTGTCTGCGCGGCGCACCGCGCGCGGTGCGCGAGATCGAGGAACTGCTCGGCTATCTGGCCTGCCGCACGGTGTGA
- a CDS encoding ATP-binding protein yields the protein MIPIDSKIGQDQCADVRRAPTCAANAAQMVGATVTVGPQGSWSPARGRRRGARRPRLRHGLPPGRGYMVRLEVDQPVRTLTVEVYDSGGGEPAIREPYGESGRGLLLVEALSDRWGVRDRDPGKVVRCASSKRE from the coding sequence ATGATTCCCATAGATTCGAAAATTGGTCAAGACCAATGCGCGGATGTACGTCGGGCGCCGACGTGCGCCGCGAACGCGGCCCAGATGGTGGGGGCGACGGTGACGGTGGGGCCCCAAGGTTCTTGGAGTCCCGCACGTGGACGGCGGCGGGGTGCGCGGCGACCTCGACTGCGGCACGGGCTACCACCGGGGCGCGGCTATATGGTTCGCCTGGAGGTGGACCAGCCGGTACGTACGTTGACGGTCGAGGTGTACGACAGTGGCGGTGGTGAGCCCGCGATCCGGGAGCCTTACGGGGAGTCGGGGCGGGGACTGCTGCTGGTGGAAGCGCTGTCCGACCGGTGGGGCGTGCGCGACCGGGACCCGGGGAAGGTCGTCCGGTGCGCCTCCTCGAAGCGAGAGTGA
- the lysS gene encoding lysine--tRNA ligase, producing MPTVASSQSSTETDWVSRFADDVIAESERRAPGKPVVVASGLSPSGPIHLGNLREVMTPHLVADEIRRRGHTVRHLISWDDYDRYRKVPNGVEGIDASWAEHIGKPLTSVPAPAGSAYPNWAEHFKAAMTQALDELGVEYDAISQTEQYTAGAYREQILHAMRHRADIDAVLDRYRTKKDGAGAKGGGKKPQQKKVDEAELEAAEGSGAASEDDGSSNAAGYFPYRPYCGNCEKDLTVVTSYDDDSTELNYTCSACGFAETVRLSEFNRGKLVWKVDWPMRWAYEGVIFEPSGVDHSSPGSSFVVGGQIVREVFDGVQPIGPMYAFVGISGMAKMSSSKGGVPTPADALKIMEAPLLRWLYARRKPNQSFKIAFDQEIQRLYDEWDSLARKVADGTVLPADAAAYSRAVGTAAGELPSTPRPLPYRTLASVADITAGAEDQTLRILGELDPENPLASLDEARPRLDRAESWISTQVPAEARTIVRQEPDEELLGSLDERGRESLRLLLDGLGTHWSLDGLTTLVYGVPKVLEGLEPDAKPTPELKVAQRSFFVLLYRLLVSRDTGPRLPTLLLAVGADRVRTLLGG from the coding sequence GTGCCGACCGTGGCTTCGAGTCAGAGCAGCACCGAGACCGACTGGGTCTCCCGCTTCGCGGACGATGTCATCGCCGAATCGGAGCGACGTGCGCCTGGCAAACCGGTCGTCGTCGCCTCCGGCCTCTCCCCGTCGGGCCCGATCCACCTGGGCAACCTCCGCGAGGTCATGACCCCGCACCTGGTCGCCGACGAGATCCGCCGCCGTGGCCACACCGTGCGCCACCTGATCTCCTGGGACGACTACGACCGCTACCGCAAGGTGCCGAACGGCGTCGAGGGCATCGACGCGTCCTGGGCCGAGCACATCGGCAAGCCGCTGACCTCGGTGCCCGCCCCGGCCGGGTCCGCGTACCCGAACTGGGCCGAGCACTTCAAGGCCGCCATGACCCAGGCCCTGGACGAGCTGGGCGTCGAGTACGACGCCATCAGCCAGACCGAGCAGTACACGGCCGGTGCCTACCGCGAGCAGATCCTGCACGCCATGCGCCACCGCGCCGACATCGACGCCGTCCTGGACCGCTACCGCACCAAGAAGGACGGCGCGGGCGCGAAGGGCGGCGGGAAGAAGCCGCAGCAGAAGAAGGTGGACGAGGCCGAGCTGGAGGCCGCCGAGGGCTCCGGCGCGGCGAGCGAGGACGACGGCAGCTCCAACGCCGCCGGCTACTTCCCGTACCGGCCGTACTGCGGCAACTGCGAGAAGGACCTCACCGTCGTCACCTCCTACGACGACGACTCCACCGAACTGAACTACACGTGTTCGGCCTGTGGCTTCGCCGAGACGGTGCGGCTGAGCGAGTTCAACCGCGGCAAGCTGGTCTGGAAGGTCGACTGGCCGATGCGCTGGGCGTACGAAGGCGTGATCTTCGAGCCCAGCGGTGTGGACCACTCCTCGCCCGGCTCCTCGTTCGTCGTGGGCGGGCAGATCGTCCGCGAGGTCTTCGACGGGGTCCAGCCGATCGGCCCGATGTACGCCTTCGTCGGGATCTCCGGCATGGCCAAGATGTCCTCCAGCAAGGGCGGCGTGCCGACCCCGGCCGACGCGCTGAAGATCATGGAGGCGCCGCTGCTGCGCTGGCTGTACGCGCGCCGCAAGCCGAACCAGTCCTTCAAGATCGCCTTCGACCAGGAGATCCAGCGGCTCTACGACGAGTGGGACTCGCTGGCCCGCAAGGTCGCCGACGGCACGGTGCTGCCCGCCGACGCCGCCGCCTACTCCCGGGCCGTCGGCACCGCCGCGGGGGAGCTGCCCAGCACCCCGCGCCCGCTGCCGTACCGCACGCTCGCCTCGGTCGCCGACATCACCGCCGGAGCCGAGGACCAGACGCTGCGCATCCTCGGCGAGCTGGACCCGGAGAACCCGTTGGCCTCGCTCGACGAGGCACGGCCCCGGCTCGACCGCGCCGAGAGCTGGATCAGCACCCAGGTCCCGGCCGAGGCCCGCACCATCGTCCGCCAGGAGCCGGACGAGGAGCTGCTCGGCTCCCTGGACGAGCGGGGCCGCGAGTCGCTGCGGCTGCTGCTGGACGGACTCGGCACGCACTGGTCGCTGGACGGGCTGACCACGCTCGTCTACGGCGTGCCGAAGGTGCTGGAGGGCCTGGAGCCGGACGCCAAGCCGACGCCGGAGCTGAAGGTGGCCCAGCGGTCCTTCTTCGTGCTGCTGTACCGGCTGCTCGTCAGCCGTGACACCGGTCCCCGGCTGCCCACGCTGCTGCTCGCGGTGGGCGCCGACCGGGTGCGGACGCTGCTGGGCGGCTGA
- a CDS encoding tetratricopeptide repeat protein, whose product MTHVAQQETLREAAQQDKAFAPEYQGALGSLSVNASLTEVRARGIEELRAAEAAGDRREMARCGLAVAEACRRLGHNEEADRAWKAGYRAARSVQDVGAMAWALWSGGTLARQRGALPLAYRLLRLAAELGERGGDIVVRGYSLAGLAETGRIQGDYQAVGELHEQLLAEARRRGEARHTVWALEGIAQMHRNTGAYDKALDLFEEAARTADRADDRRGHAWALRGIADVLSVRDGDTDRALELLSEAERTCRDMRLSSALAYNHKMRGNVLHRAGRYEEARENYALALSEFRAMDEARGTALARLGLAKSLARLGRDPAVTVTELSSLRHALGRLGLRHADAMIDRAAAELGVGPVPGAGAPPLSPAGEETHG is encoded by the coding sequence ATGACACACGTGGCACAGCAGGAAACGCTCCGGGAAGCCGCACAACAGGACAAGGCGTTCGCCCCCGAGTACCAGGGGGCTCTGGGATCACTTTCGGTGAACGCGTCACTCACCGAGGTCCGGGCCAGAGGGATCGAGGAACTGCGGGCGGCGGAAGCGGCCGGCGACCGGCGCGAGATGGCCCGGTGCGGGCTCGCCGTAGCGGAGGCCTGCCGCCGACTGGGGCACAACGAGGAGGCCGACCGGGCATGGAAGGCCGGATACCGCGCCGCCCGGTCGGTGCAGGACGTCGGAGCGATGGCCTGGGCACTGTGGAGCGGCGGCACGCTCGCCCGCCAGCGCGGCGCGCTGCCCCTGGCCTACCGGCTGCTGCGACTGGCCGCCGAACTGGGTGAGCGCGGCGGTGACATCGTCGTACGCGGCTACTCGCTCGCCGGGCTCGCCGAGACCGGGCGGATCCAGGGGGACTACCAGGCCGTCGGCGAGCTGCACGAGCAACTCCTCGCGGAGGCCCGCAGGCGCGGTGAGGCCCGGCACACGGTGTGGGCGCTGGAGGGCATCGCTCAGATGCACCGCAACACCGGCGCGTACGACAAGGCGCTGGACCTCTTCGAGGAGGCGGCTCGGACGGCGGACCGGGCGGACGACCGGCGGGGCCACGCCTGGGCGCTGCGCGGCATCGCGGACGTTCTGTCCGTACGGGACGGGGACACGGACCGCGCCCTGGAGCTCCTCTCCGAGGCCGAACGCACCTGCCGCGACATGCGGTTGTCCAGCGCCCTCGCCTACAACCACAAGATGCGCGGCAACGTGCTCCACCGGGCCGGACGGTACGAGGAGGCGCGCGAGAACTACGCCCTGGCGCTTTCCGAGTTCCGCGCGATGGACGAGGCACGCGGCACCGCGCTCGCCCGCCTCGGTCTCGCCAAGTCGCTCGCCCGGCTCGGCCGGGACCCCGCCGTGACGGTCACCGAACTCTCCTCCCTCCGCCATGCCCTGGGCCGGCTCGGGCTGCGGCACGCGGACGCCATGATCGACCGGGCGGCCGCCGAACTCGGTGTGGGGCCGGTGCCGGGAGCCGGTGCGCCGCCGCTGTCCCCGGCCGGAGAGGAAACACACGGATGA
- a CDS encoding DUF4232 domain-containing protein yields the protein MRTLHLRRTARTARTGALASATLLAALSLTACQGGGETSADASVPAPTAPSSQQADGTKAPDEQGAQAPGSGAGTDSGSSSDSGPGPAAGSSGGGENGVQPAARQQPGSGGDSDPVTLACDGGNSEVTFEPVSRPLNHALLTVTNTGSKACNAYGYPALRFDEAQSVPPVYKESKPQAVVTLAPGESAYAGVTTSSADGSGTGGYSAKSLRVYFQGRDLSGSTGPGADVSLAEKVYVDSRLTVTYWQSEIDDALLY from the coding sequence ATGCGCACTCTTCACCTCCGCCGCACCGCCCGCACCGCCCGCACCGGGGCCCTCGCCTCCGCCACCCTCCTCGCCGCGCTCTCGCTGACCGCCTGCCAGGGAGGCGGCGAGACGTCGGCCGACGCCTCCGTCCCGGCCCCCACCGCTCCGTCCTCCCAGCAGGCGGACGGCACCAAGGCACCCGACGAGCAGGGCGCCCAGGCGCCCGGTTCCGGCGCCGGGACGGATTCCGGTTCTTCTTCCGACAGCGGCCCCGGTCCGGCCGCCGGCAGCTCCGGCGGCGGGGAGAACGGCGTCCAGCCGGCCGCGCGGCAGCAGCCGGGAAGCGGCGGTGACAGCGACCCCGTCACCCTCGCCTGCGACGGCGGGAACTCCGAGGTGACGTTCGAGCCCGTCTCCCGTCCCCTCAACCACGCGCTGCTCACCGTGACCAACACCGGTTCGAAGGCCTGCAACGCGTACGGCTACCCCGCCCTGCGCTTCGACGAGGCGCAGTCCGTCCCCCCGGTCTACAAGGAGAGCAAGCCGCAGGCCGTCGTCACCCTCGCCCCGGGTGAGTCCGCGTACGCCGGTGTCACGACCTCCTCCGCCGACGGGAGCGGCACGGGCGGCTACTCCGCCAAGAGCCTGCGCGTCTACTTCCAGGGCCGCGACCTCTCCGGATCCACGGGCCCCGGGGCGGACGTGTCCCTCGCCGAGAAGGTGTACGTCGACAGCCGCCTGACCGTCACCTACTGGCAGAGCGAGATCGACGACGCCCTCCTGTACTGA
- a CDS encoding helix-turn-helix domain-containing protein — protein MGTEIQDFAAELRGLKTRSGLSYGALAQKLHMSTSTVHRYCNGDAVPHDYAPVERFARVCRASGDELVALHRKWILADEAKRRGARRPETGGGPRSQAAARRPDAIAVPESGAKPVPEPDVLPVPEPGVEPESVPGRGPEAVVTQDAVTGVGPEAVAGPVADAVSEPVAESAAGPGGALRPEAVPEPKTGPEPKTGPEPKTGPEPEPGREVGPGREAVSVPEGVASGSAASTVAAPRRRRSGRVRALLAAVAVVALAVPGALAVHRLTEDDPAGEAHPGAAVGSAVVTPGTGGRPVGAPSGGAASEPGLTTASPSGTGSAPAAPSASSGTSEGEGEEGENGGVPVHATISSYNWEEPCGQYYLLDTAPDDVPPPPVPQETRSWARALGGVDGGAMRLALTLQGTSREAVVLNAMHVRVQRRAPALAWSAYSMGTGCGGGLTPQTFDIDLDDSRPRSKPVDGEDAGTVVPAKDFPYQVSSTDVEVFHLDAHVEGHDVTWYLELEWTSGGRSGVLRVDDGGKPFRTSSIAARPEYLYRADTAQWVDAGL, from the coding sequence GTGGGTACGGAGATCCAGGACTTCGCGGCAGAGCTCAGGGGGCTCAAGACGCGTTCCGGGCTGAGCTACGGGGCACTCGCCCAGAAGCTCCACATGAGTACGTCGACGGTCCACCGCTACTGCAACGGCGACGCCGTCCCCCACGACTACGCGCCCGTCGAGCGTTTCGCCCGGGTGTGCCGCGCCTCGGGGGACGAACTGGTGGCGTTGCACCGGAAATGGATTCTGGCCGACGAGGCGAAGCGGCGGGGTGCGCGGCGGCCGGAGACGGGTGGGGGTCCGCGTTCGCAGGCGGCGGCGCGGCGGCCGGACGCGATCGCGGTGCCGGAGTCGGGCGCGAAGCCGGTGCCGGAGCCGGACGTGCTCCCGGTGCCGGAGCCGGGCGTCGAGCCGGAGTCCGTGCCCGGCCGGGGGCCGGAGGCCGTGGTCACCCAGGACGCGGTGACCGGCGTAGGCCCTGAGGCGGTGGCGGGTCCGGTGGCCGATGCGGTGTCTGAGCCGGTGGCCGAGTCCGCGGCCGGACCGGGCGGGGCCCTTCGCCCGGAAGCCGTCCCGGAACCCAAAACAGGACCGGAACCCAAAACAGGACCGGAACCCAAAACAGGACCGGAACCGGAGCCGGGGCGCGAAGTGGGACCCGGGCGGGAGGCGGTGTCCGTTCCGGAGGGCGTGGCGTCCGGGAGCGCCGCCTCCACGGTGGCCGCGCCCCGGCGGAGGCGGTCGGGAAGAGTCAGGGCCCTGCTCGCCGCCGTCGCGGTCGTGGCCCTGGCCGTGCCGGGCGCGCTGGCCGTCCACCGTCTCACCGAGGACGACCCGGCCGGTGAGGCGCACCCCGGTGCGGCCGTCGGCAGTGCGGTCGTCACACCGGGTACGGGCGGCAGGCCGGTCGGCGCGCCGAGCGGCGGCGCCGCTTCGGAACCCGGCCTGACGACGGCCTCGCCGTCCGGCACGGGAAGCGCCCCGGCCGCTCCCTCCGCGTCCTCCGGCACGTCCGAAGGGGAGGGCGAGGAGGGCGAGAACGGCGGGGTACCGGTGCACGCCACCATCAGTTCGTACAACTGGGAGGAGCCCTGCGGACAGTACTACCTGCTCGACACGGCGCCGGACGACGTTCCGCCGCCGCCCGTGCCGCAGGAAACCCGGAGCTGGGCGCGGGCCCTCGGAGGGGTCGACGGGGGCGCCATGAGGCTCGCGCTCACCCTCCAGGGGACCTCACGGGAAGCGGTCGTGCTGAACGCGATGCATGTACGGGTCCAGCGGCGCGCACCGGCGCTCGCCTGGTCCGCTTACTCCATGGGCACCGGCTGCGGAGGCGGCCTCACCCCGCAGACCTTCGACATCGACCTGGACGACAGCCGGCCTCGGTCGAAGCCGGTCGACGGGGAAGACGCCGGGACGGTCGTGCCCGCGAAGGACTTCCCGTACCAGGTGAGCTCCACCGACGTCGAGGTGTTCCACCTCGACGCGCACGTGGAGGGGCACGACGTGACCTGGTACCTGGAGCTGGAGTGGACCAGCGGCGGCCGGAGCGGCGTCCTGCGCGTCGACGACGGGGGAAAGCCGTTCCGCACGAGCAGCATCGCGGCACGACCCGAGTACCTCTACCGTGCCGACACCGCGCAGTGGGTGGACGCGGGGCTCTGA